One stretch of Candidatus Zixiibacteriota bacterium DNA includes these proteins:
- a CDS encoding Spy/CpxP family protein refolding chaperone, translating to MRDKLRFLGLLAALVVMAALPLMAQDAPNAPDDDDDENEFMWVGRKGQGMGDGPRFQFVEQMKLTEEQQKKMQEMRVAHQKEMIPLRAQVKVKRIELQELFRGDANQGAINSKIDEISKLTADLQKKNAAHRLALRNLLTPDQKKIWDSRPHGMGMMGDGQRGMMKHRGMGGDCPQGRGDGCRMGRGRGL from the coding sequence ATGAGAGACAAACTGAGATTCTTGGGCTTGCTCGCGGCGCTGGTGGTAATGGCCGCCCTGCCCTTGATGGCGCAGGACGCGCCGAATGCGCCGGACGATGACGATGATGAAAATGAATTCATGTGGGTTGGCCGCAAGGGCCAGGGTATGGGCGATGGACCGCGGTTCCAGTTCGTCGAGCAGATGAAGCTGACGGAAGAACAGCAGAAGAAGATGCAGGAGATGCGAGTGGCGCATCAGAAGGAGATGATCCCGCTGCGCGCGCAAGTGAAGGTCAAACGCATCGAACTCCAGGAGTTGTTCCGCGGCGACGCTAACCAGGGCGCAATCAACAGCAAGATCGACGAAATCAGCAAGCTAACCGCTGATCTTCAGAAGAAGAACGCTGCGCACCGCCTGGCGCTGCGCAACCTCTTGACCCCCGATCAGAAGAAGATCTGGGACAGCCGTCCTCACGGCATGGGCATGATGGGCGACGGACAACGCGGCATGATGAAGCATCGCGGCATGGGTGGCGATTGTCCGCAAGGTCGCGGTGATGGCTGCCGCATGGGTCGCGGCCGCGGCCTGTGA
- a CDS encoding periplasmic heavy metal sensor, producing the protein MKIRTLIYVVILLLIVNVAALVTIVINRVKPGPPEDFGPGIGDKEPPAMVFTPEERRKMEQSRYWLDSTVAPVMEQMKLSRKQLFDELSAAEPDTLKVFALVDEIALQQKSIQRRLVERFIADRGVLSPEQRARLLRMIEERGRGPMPGRFGEGRRGKSRPGPMPIEEGQ; encoded by the coding sequence ATGAAGATCCGAACATTGATCTATGTCGTGATCCTGCTGTTGATCGTCAATGTCGCGGCACTGGTGACGATTGTCATCAACCGTGTCAAACCGGGCCCGCCCGAGGATTTTGGCCCCGGGATCGGCGACAAGGAACCGCCGGCGATGGTGTTTACGCCGGAAGAGCGCAGGAAGATGGAGCAGTCACGCTACTGGCTCGACAGCACCGTAGCGCCGGTCATGGAGCAGATGAAACTGAGCCGCAAACAGCTATTCGATGAACTCAGCGCCGCCGAGCCCGACACGCTCAAGGTGTTCGCCCTGGTCGATGAGATTGCACTGCAGCAGAAATCGATTCAGCGGCGGTTGGTTGAGCGCTTTATCGCTGATCGCGGCGTGCTCTCGCCGGAACAGCGCGCGCGGTTGCTGCGGATGATTGAAGAACGCGGACGCGGTCCAATGCCGGGCCGATTCGGCGAAGGCCGACGCGGCAAGTCTCGACCGGGCCCGATGCCGATAGAGGAAGGTCAATGA
- a CDS encoding zf-HC2 domain-containing protein: MIVTCKEIEQNLIARLENTLPEDQRLAIDAHLRDCADCRELFAQYQSLFTADKLGAAVPASLWRAIQSRVNELEADRRPTPAFGPLRRPAFGITLQALGVAVAIVAGVMLGRTPQTTTTTTATETDELIEYYASGFSTSSLLLDEVYEQVDNGNGGSR; the protein is encoded by the coding sequence ATGATTGTGACCTGCAAAGAGATCGAACAGAACCTGATCGCGCGGCTGGAAAATACCCTGCCGGAGGATCAGCGGCTTGCGATCGACGCGCACCTGCGCGACTGTGCCGACTGCCGGGAGCTGTTCGCGCAGTATCAATCCCTGTTCACTGCCGACAAGCTGGGAGCGGCGGTGCCGGCATCGCTATGGCGGGCGATCCAGTCTCGAGTCAATGAACTCGAAGCGGATCGCCGCCCGACGCCCGCTTTCGGGCCGCTGCGCCGTCCCGCGTTTGGAATCACCCTGCAGGCGCTCGGTGTCGCCGTGGCGATCGTGGCTGGCGTGATGCTCGGCCGGACGCCGCAGACCACAACAACTACTACTGCGACCGAGACCGACGAGCTGATTGAATACTACGCCTCCGGTTTCTCGACCTCATCGTTGCTGCTGGACGAGGTCTACGAGCAGGTGGATAACGGCAACGGAGGTTCGCGATGA
- a CDS encoding RNA polymerase sigma factor yields the protein MSGEANIDERELIVAVAKGDRAAFKTLFDRHSPTTYNLCLRLLGNPDDAHEVAQDVFVTLWQKAESLRGESKLSTWLHRVAVNKSINFRKRGGLLSKLKQIVSIDTDEVSLEQQLSAPETDRPDRQLETAEARIELAELMANMPERQRTVYLLHKLEGLSYQEIAEQLNLTIPSIESLMHRAKESLQKAMLANFHKRRKKS from the coding sequence ATGTCAGGTGAAGCCAACATAGATGAACGCGAGTTGATTGTTGCCGTCGCCAAGGGGGACCGCGCGGCTTTTAAGACTCTCTTCGATCGCCATTCTCCTACGACCTATAATCTCTGCCTGCGCCTGCTGGGAAATCCTGACGACGCCCATGAAGTGGCGCAGGATGTCTTCGTCACACTGTGGCAGAAGGCCGAGTCGCTGCGCGGCGAGAGCAAGCTGTCGACCTGGCTGCATCGCGTGGCCGTCAACAAGTCGATCAATTTCCGCAAGCGCGGCGGGCTGCTGTCGAAACTCAAGCAGATTGTCTCCATCGATACCGACGAAGTCTCGCTGGAACAGCAGCTGTCCGCGCCGGAGACCGACCGCCCCGACCGGCAGTTGGAGACCGCGGAAGCCCGCATCGAACTGGCCGAGTTGATGGCGAACATGCCGGAACGGCAGCGGACTGTCTATCTTCTGCACAAGCTGGAAGGCTTGAGCTATCAGGAAATCGCCGAACAACTTAACCTGACGATACCGTCGATTGAGTCGCTGATGCACCGCGCCAAGGAAAGCCTGCAGAAGGCGATGCTGGCGAATTTCCACAAACGGCGAAAGAAATCGTAG